The sequence CATTACTCATTTCATAATCAAGCAGCGTGACATTTTCCTCAATAAATTTCTTTACAATTTTTAACGAATCGAGATATTCATCAATTAACTTTTCCATCGTAGGTGTAATCATCAACTGCTTGGTATTATTTATCACATTGCTATAAGCCGCTACACTCTTATAAATTAAGCAATTAATAATTTCTTTATCTGCTACATACATCGCAATTTCTTCACTATTATAAACAGCTCTTTCAGATACTTTATAAGGGCAATTCACAATACGCAATCTTCTTTTTATAGCCGCTCCATTTTCATTAAACGGGGGGATGAAATTACAAGAGAAAATCATCTTAGCGTAGCTGCTTTTAAATTCACTATCTTTAAATTTCTTTTCCATTCTAACTTTATCTTCACCCGTCAGCAGTTTCAGATTTGTCATATCCACCACACCATTTTTAGCTAACTCGCCACCAATATTAGCTAACTTTCCATCCAGTAAACCTAGCGTGAAATTCTTATCTTTTGATAAATGCTCTAAGCTTACATTGCTAACGTTGGCAGCACCTAATAAATTTGTAATAAGGCTTAATAATGTACTTTTACCATTACCACCATCGCCATATAAAATAATAAATTGTTGATGTAAAATACCTACCGTCATGCACATACCGATATACTCCAGTAAAACAGGAATCGACTCTTCTTCAACAACCGTCTTCAATATATTCATCAAAATTTCCATTGATTGCTCATCATACTTTTCAGTGAAATTGTATGGGATTTGATTTTTTGATAAGAAGGTTGGTGTATGGGGGTTTAACTGATTGGTTTTTAAATCATATAACCCATTCGCAAAATTAATCGTGGTAGCAAGCTGATTTTTATATTGATAATTTGTATGTTTCTCGGTATTATCATATTGTGTTAACTCAATATCTAGTTGATTTAATACCTCTCGAATATTCTTAATATCGCTATACAGCACACCTAATTTGTCTTTAATTTTCTTAGTAATTGACATATTATATCCAACATACACACCATTATCGTAGATATAATTTTCATTACCTTCTCGCATAAAATACTCTTGCTTTAGTAGCTCCTCCGCTACAAG comes from Sporosarcina sp. FSL K6-3457 and encodes:
- a CDS encoding DNA primase family protein → MDVIEKMKVIEKFIERLMDKGLDNLSNEEIKELLEMEKELEALQNQLRGNEVNNATSGVVDSSYRKEFFVNLEYDEDEIIQVLEMNEVCIKVEKEIEALKILKSSGSLEEDEILNYYLLSLLHVIERESGYAHYFVKYKNKIRKEFGIKAKDFDMVYQSLSKLLTDYYKSLKGNDIETINNEKNRMKKYLIDSKLNYWLVAEELLKQEYFMREGNENYIYDNGVYVGYNMSITKKIKDKLGVLYSDIKNIREVLNQLDIELTQYDNTEKHTNYQYKNQLATTINFANGLYDLKTNQLNPHTPTFLSKNQIPYNFTEKYDEQSMEILMNILKTVVEEESIPVLLEYIGMCMTVGILHQQFIILYGDGGNGKSTLLSLITNLLGAANVSNVSLEHLSKDKNFTLGLLDGKLANIGGELAKNGVVDMTNLKLLTGEDKVRMEKKFKDSEFKSSYAKMIFSCNFIPPFNENGAAIKRRLRIVNCPYKVSERAVYNSEEIAMYVADKEIINCLIYKSVAAYSNVINNTKQLMITPTMEKLIDEYLDSLKIVKKFIEENVTLLDYEMSNGKHELKKPFTYKNAHNEVEVLKVLESDYMTMDELFELYYEWCKNNNYRAKNKGNFEADLLIDIEGFEARIVKKSIKKNGVSKRVRQCFGVLDGDVEDFIENKISHIPKVNGNVVNLKDLMG